ACGATACCCGCCGAGGTCAGTTCCGGACGATCGCTTTCGGCGACCTTGTCCTCGACCCACTCGGACAGGCCCGGGTTCTCACCCGCGCCGATCGTCTCTACCGAAGCCGAACCGCCGGTCGCGGCGGCGTCGAAGGTCGAGGTCCGGAAGGTGATGACCTTGGTCGCGTCCTTGGACTTCACCGTCTGCATCGCGTTGCCCGCGTAGATCGGGCGCACGAAGGTGTCGGCGTCCACGACCTCTGTCACGTCGGTCAGCACCATGACATCCAGCAGGGCGGCAACGCGCGGCAGGATGTTCTTGGCGTCGGTCGTGGCGGGCGCGACGATGTGCGAGTAGTCCCCCGCCAGCGAGGCGATCAGCGCGGCGACCGGCTCTGCCAGACGGTGACCGTAGAGGTCGTCCTCGGCCAGCAGCACCTTGGACACGCCCTCGATGGTCGCGGCTTCGTCGGCGGCGGCCTTGGCAGAGGCGCCCGCGGCCAGCACCGTCACGTCACCCAAGGCCTTGGATGCGGAAACCGCCTTGGCGGTGGCGTCCATCGACAGGGCGCCGTCGGTAATCTCGGCAATCAGCAGAACGGCCATCACACGACTCCCTTTTCTTTCAGCTTCGACACCAGTTCGTCGACCGAACCGACCATCTCGCCCGCCGAGCGCGCCGCCGGTTCCGAGGTGCTGACGATCTCGAGGCGCGGAGAGATATCGACGCCGTAGTCGGCGGCGGTCTTCTCATCCAGCGGCTTCTTCTTCGCCTTCATGATGTTCGGCAGCGAGGCATAGCGCGGCTCGTTCAGACGCAGGTCGGTCGAGATGATGGTCGGCATCTTGACCTTGACGGTCTGCAGGCCGCCGTCGACCTCACGCGTGACCACGGCATTGTCGCCGTCCACGTCGACCTTGTTGGCATACATCGCCTGCGACCAGCCCAGCAGCGCCGACAGCATCTGCCCGGTGGCGCCAAGGTCGTTGTCGATCGCCTGCTTGCCGCAGAGCACGAGGCCCGGCTCTTCTTCCTTGACGATGGCGGCAAGGATCTTGGCCACTGCGAGCGGTTCGATATCGGTGTGCACATCATCGGCGGCGACGACGAGGATCGCCCGGTCGGCCCCCATGGCCAGCGCGGTGCGCAGGGTTTCCTGCGCTTGCTTGACGCCGATGGAAACCGCGATGACTTCCTCGACCTTGCCGGCTTCCTTCAGGCGGATCGCCTCTTCGACGGCAATCTCGTCGAAGGGGTTCATCGACATCTTCACGTTGGCCAGATCGACGCCGCTCCCATCCGCCTTCACGCGGACCTTCACGTTGTAGTCGATCACGCGCTTGACAGGCACCAGTACCTTCATCAGCGGTTCTCTCCTCATGATGCGGGACGGGCCCGCGGGTTTCCTCGCGAAACGGTGTAGCGTGCAGTCGCAGCGACAAACAGGGCAAAATCGTCACGTTAGCGCCAACCAACGTCGCGTTTTCCGCAAGGGGCCGAAATTCGGTGCCTGCGCAGGGCGTCCTTCGGCGCAGGGCAGGGGGGCAATCCGGGCACAACCACGCGGTGCGCGGCGCAGTTCAGGGAAACCCGACTTGACGCTCTTGAGCGTCATCCGCATTCTGCCGTAAAAAGCGCATTTCGAGAGAAAAAAGGTTTAGGCAATGGACAGTGACCTTCCCACGATGGACCTGCATTATACGGGCGAGAAGGGGCCGCTGTTCGGCCTGACGCTGAAGACCGGCCTGCTGACCGTCGTGACGCTGGGCATCTACCGCTTCTGGGCCAAGACGCGCATCCGCAAATACATCTGGTCTTCGGTCAATGCCGGTGGCGACACCTTCGAATACACCGGCACGGGGCTGGAGAAATTCCTCGGCTTCCTCGTCGCCATCGTCTTTCTCGCCGTCTACCTCGGCATCGTGCAGATGGTGCTGTTCTACTTCGGCCTGAACATCATGATCGACCCGGAAACGGCAGAGCCCGCGCAGGTGATCGGACAGGTCGCGGCGATCTACATCTCGTTCTTCGCGGTCCTGCCCTTCCTGCTTTACGCGATGTACCGCGCGCGCCGTTACAAGATGGCCCGCACGCGGTTTCGCGGCATCCGTCTGGGCATGGAGAAGGGCGCATGGGGCTATGTCGCCCGCGCGCTGGGCTACGGGGTCCTGTCGGTGATCACGCTGGGCATCCTGACACCGCTCTCGACCTTCAAGCTGGAAAAGTACATGGCGGACCGCAGCTTTTACGGCTCGGCACGGGTGCACCAGCACGGGCGCTGGACGGCGCTGTACCCGGCGATGAAGCACCTGTTTATCGCGCTCGCGATCCTGCTGGT
This region of Ponticoccus alexandrii genomic DNA includes:
- a CDS encoding electron transfer flavoprotein subunit alpha/FixB family protein; its protein translation is MAVLLIAEITDGALSMDATAKAVSASKALGDVTVLAAGASAKAAADEAATIEGVSKVLLAEDDLYGHRLAEPVAALIASLAGDYSHIVAPATTDAKNILPRVAALLDVMVLTDVTEVVDADTFVRPIYAGNAMQTVKSKDATKVITFRTSTFDAAATGGSASVETIGAGENPGLSEWVEDKVAESDRPELTSAGIVVSGGRGVGSEEDFKIIEALADKLGAAVGASRAAVDSGFAPNDWQVGQTGKVVAPDLYIAVGISGAIQHLAGMKDSKVIVAINKDEEAPIFQVADYGLVGDLFQIVPELTEKL
- a CDS encoding electron transfer flavoprotein subunit beta/FixA family protein; translated protein: MKVLVPVKRVIDYNVKVRVKADGSGVDLANVKMSMNPFDEIAVEEAIRLKEAGKVEEVIAVSIGVKQAQETLRTALAMGADRAILVVAADDVHTDIEPLAVAKILAAIVKEEEPGLVLCGKQAIDNDLGATGQMLSALLGWSQAMYANKVDVDGDNAVVTREVDGGLQTVKVKMPTIISTDLRLNEPRYASLPNIMKAKKKPLDEKTAADYGVDISPRLEIVSTSEPAARSAGEMVGSVDELVSKLKEKGVV
- a CDS encoding YjgN family protein, with product MDSDLPTMDLHYTGEKGPLFGLTLKTGLLTVVTLGIYRFWAKTRIRKYIWSSVNAGGDTFEYTGTGLEKFLGFLVAIVFLAVYLGIVQMVLFYFGLNIMIDPETAEPAQVIGQVAAIYISFFAVLPFLLYAMYRARRYKMARTRFRGIRLGMEKGAWGYVARALGYGVLSVITLGILTPLSTFKLEKYMADRSFYGSARVHQHGRWTALYPAMKHLFIALAILLVSGGLMAWSMIASVHASASMVVISGIGLFVGYIWFIIGAVYYGVRSFGYLMGHKTLGDEISFVSEPRAGTVVKIYILGGLLLSVLASVVFGVVGALAAAFVPLMMDAGPTTMIVLGLLGAVGYVIALVVTQALSMILITQPILAHYIDTIRVRNPEALNRIAQREAETGVDAEGFADALDIGGAI